One genomic window of Ignavibacteriota bacterium includes the following:
- a CDS encoding DnaJ domain-containing protein, with translation MKVIDYYKVLGIPRTASADDVKRAYYKLARKYHPDHTENDSKSLDKFLLIREAYFNLADIDNRIKYKFELENYELIQQQAKIELSKRKGKSS, from the coding sequence ATGAAAGTAATTGATTATTACAAAGTGCTGGGAATACCTCGTACTGCTTCTGCAGATGATGTAAAGCGTGCGTATTATAAACTTGCAAGAAAATATCATCCTGACCATACTGAAAATGACTCAAAATCTTTAGACAAGTTTTTATTGATTAGGGAAGCGTATTTTAATCTTGCAGATATTGATAATAGAATCAAATACAAATTTGAACTTGAAAATTACGAATTAATTCAGCAGCAGGCAAAAATTGAACTATCCAAACGAAAAGGCAAATCATCATAA